GGCCGCTTTTGAGCACGCGGCCGATCCCGATCGTCACCGGTAGGAATCTGCGCAACCGCGGCCGCAGGGTCGCGGTCATCGGAGCGGGCAGCTGGGGCACCACGTTCGCGAAGGTGCTCTGCGACGCGGGCTGCGATGTCACCGTCTGGGCGCGTCGGCGCGAGGTCGCGCACGAGATCCAGGTCGCGAAGCGCAACACCCAGTACCTCGCCGGCATCAACCTGCCGAAGAGCCTGAAGGCGACCGACGACCTCAGCGTCGCGCTGCGCGGCGCGGGCCTCGTCTTCCTCGCGGTGCCGAGCCAGACCCTGCGGCAGAACCTGCTCGACATCGAGCCCTACCTCGACCGGCGCAGCGTGCTAGTGAGCCTCGTGAAGGGGGTCGAGAAGACCACGACCATGCGCATGTCGCAGGTGATGGCCGACACGCTCGACCTCGACCCGACGCGCATCGGCGTGATCTCGGGCCCCAATATCGCGCTCGAGATCGCGAAGGAGCAGCCGACCGGCGGCGTCGCATCCTGCGCCGATCTCACCGTCGCGCAGGAGATCGCGACTGCCGCCTCCGCGCCCTACTTCCGCACCTACGTCAACACCGACGTCGTCGGCACCGAGCTCGGCGGCGTGCTCAAGAACCTCATCGCGCTGGCGATCGGCATCGTCGACGGCGTGGGCTACGGCGAGAACACGAAGGCCGCGATCATCACGCGCGGCATCGCCGAGATGACCCAGTTCTCCGTCGCGCACGGCGCGGATCCCGCGACCCTCTCGGGACTCGCCGGCCTCGGCGACCTCATCGCTACCTGCCAGTCGCCGCTCTCCCGCAACAACACCGCCGGCCGCCTCATCGGGCAGGGCTACACGCAGGAGGAGACGCGGGAGCAGATGCAGCAGGTCGCCGAGGGCATCACGTCGGTGCCCCCGGTGCTCGAGCTCGCCCGCGAGCTGGGCATCCGCATGCCCATCGTGGAGCAGGTGCAGATGGTGCTCGACGGCCGCATGGCCCCGAAGGATCTCGGCCCGCACCTCGCCACCGAAGACGACGTACCGCAGCCCGAGCAGGCGATTCCCGACGGAGCCCACGAGGGCACGTGGCGGCGACTGCTCAACCGTTTGAAGGGAACCCAGGCGTGACCGCAGCATCCTCATCCTCCCCGTCGGAGCGCCGCGCCGACGCGCCCGGCGCGGGCGAGAAGCGCACGGTCGCGCTGCTCTTCGGCGGCCGCTCCAGCGAGCACGGCATCAGCTGCGTCACCGCCGCGGGCGTGCTGCGCGCGATCGACCGCGCGAAGTTCGACGTGATCCCGGTGGGCATCACGAAGCAGGGGGCCACCGTGCTCATGCGGGAGGAAGACCTCGAGGGGTACCGGCTCGAGCCCGGCGCGCTGCCCGAGGTCGGCGACAACGGCACGCGCGTGCTGTGGCCGGCCTCCACCGCGACCCGCACGCTCACCGTCGTCGATCAGGCGGGCGCGCTGCGATCGCTGGGGCACGTCGACGCGGTGCTGCCCATGCTGCACGGCCCGTACGGCGAAGACGGCACCGTGCAGGGCATGCTCGACCTGGTCGACCTGCCCTATGTGGGCAGCGGCGTCCTGGGCTCGGCGCTCTGCATGGACAAGCACGCGGTCAAGACCGTGCTGGCCGACGCCGGCATCCCGGTGGCGCCCTGGCGCACGGTGACGCGCGAGCAGCTCTCTCGCGACCCGTACCTCTCGGAGCGTCTCGACGAGGGGCTCTCCTACCCGCTGTTCGTGAAGCCGGCCCGGGCCGGCTCGTCGGTGGGGGTGAGCCGGGTCGCCGAGCTCGCCGAGCTGCCCGCCGCGCTCGAGGTGGCGTTCGCAGAGGATCGCACGGTGCTCATCGAGTCGGGCGTGACGGGGCGCGAGGTGGAGATCGCAGTGCTCGAGGGTCGCGGCGAGGATCGCCCGCGCACCAGCTCGGTGATCGGCGAGATCGTGTTCACCGGGCGCGACTTCTACGATTTCGAGGCGAAGTATCTCGGGGCCGCGGGCGTCGAGCTCGCGCTGCCGGCGCAGGTCACGGAGCTCGAGTTCGAGGCGATCCGGGACGCCGCGGTGCGCGCCTTCGAGGTGACGCAGTGCGCCGGGCTCGCGCGCATCGACTTCTTCCTCACCGACGAGGGACCGGTGCTCAACGAGATCAACACGCTGCCCGGCTTCACCCCGATCTCGATGTACCCGCGGCTCTGGCAGGAGTCGGGGCTCGAATACACCGACCTCATCACCGAGCTGGTCGAGCTGGCGATCGAGAAGAAGCCCGCCTACTGAGCCCCGGCCCGCTGCGGGTGCGGGTGCTTCCGGTCTCTCGGACGGTACCGGTATCTCGGACGCGATCCCGGGCCTCGATCCGAAGCACCGGTCCCACCCGAGACGCCGGTGTCACCCGAGACACCGGACACGAGGGTCGACGCTACAGATCGAGCGTGTCGACGAGGCCGACGCACTCGCGTGTCTGCGGCAGCTCCCTGACGACGGTGCCGAGGTCGAGCACCGCCGCGGTACCGCTCGCGTACTCGGAATTCACGAACACGGCGAGGCCGGGCGAGCGCCCGTAGGCCTCGAAGCGGTAGAGCGGCGCCTGCGAGTCGTCCATGATCCAGTCGACCCCGTCGACGTTCACGCAGGTGTCGGTGGTGGGGCCGCTCGGCTCGACGCCGCACTGCAGCTGCACGCCGGCCGGATCGCCCCACGCGCCCGTCGACTGGGCGTTGGTGGTGCGCCGCTCGAGGCCGGCGACCGTGTCGGGCAGGCGCACGATCACGTCGGCGCAGGCCGGGTCGTTGGCGTTCTCGGCCGCCTCCATGGGCACGTCGCCGGCGCAGCCGGTGAGCAGCGTCGCAGAGGCGAGCGCCGCGGTGGCGAGCGCGAGCAGGCGGGTGCGGTGCGAAGTCACGCTGCCAGCCTAGCGAGTGCCGCCTGTGCGCTAGTTTGAGAGTGTGAACGCGACCGTGGGGGAACTGGGGGAGCGCGAGGTGCTCGCCCGCGTGCTCGCCCGCCTGAGCCCCTCCGCGAGCGCGCGGCTCGGTCCGGGCGACGACTGCGCGGTGCTCGGCTTCGAGGGCGACGCGGTCGTGACGACCGACACGATGATCGAGGGGCCCGACTTCCGTCTGGCCTGGCACGACGGATTCGAACTGGGGTGGAAGCTCGCGGCCACCAACCTCTCCGACGTCGCGGCCATGGGTGCGCGGCCCACGGCGCTCACCGTGGCGCTCGCCGTGCCGCACGAGACACCGGTCGATCTGCTCGAGCGGATCGCGCGCGGCCTCGACGCCGCCTGCCGGCAGCTCGCGCCGGGCTGCGGTGTGATCGGCGGCGACCTCGGGCGCGCGCCGGTGGTGACCGCCTCGGTGACGGCGCTCGGCGACCTCGAGGGGCGGCCGCCCGTGACCCGCTCGGGCGCGAGGCCGGGCGACAGGGTCGCGTACGCGGGGCAGCTCGGGCTCGCGGGGCTCGGGCTGTCGCTGCTGTTCGCCGAGGCCGCCGATCCCGACGGCACCGCCCACTCCCGGTCGCTGCCCGCCCTGCGGCGGGCCTACCCCGCGGCCGTCGCCGCGCAGCTCGCCCCCGAGCCGCCCATCGCGCTCGGAGCGGCCGCGGCCGACGCGGGAGCGACCGCGATGATGGACGTCTCCGACTCGCTGTCGATCGACGCCGACCGCCTGGCGCGGGCGAGCGGGGTGACAGTCGACCTCGACGCGCTCCTGCTGGAGCGCGGCTTCGGAGTGCAGCACGGCGCTGCAGTGCCGATCGGGGCGATGCTCACGGGCGGTGAGGATCACGGGCTGCTCGCGACGTTCCCGGCGTCGGCGGCGCTGCCGCACGGCTTCCTGCCGATCGGCGCGGTGCGGGATATCGATTCGGGATCCGCGGCCGCGCCCGGGATCCGTCTCGACGGCGGCGCGCTCGACCCCGCCGGCTGGGACCCGTACACGGTGCGCCCGCCCGGATCCTGATGCTCGACACGCCCGCAGGATCGGCGACCCGGCGGAGGAGGGGGTTCAGGCCCTCTTCTCCGCCAGTCGCAGCGCCGTCCACAGGTCGGCGCGGGTGTCGGGGGAGTCGAGGTCGCTCTGCAGCAGTTGCGCGGCCGTCTGCACCCGGGCCTTGAGCGTGTGGCGGTGCACGCCGAGCTCGGTCGCGGCCGGGCTCGTCTGGCCGTGGTGGGCGAGCCAGACGCGCAGGCTGTGCTCGATGGTGTCGTCGTGCCTGCGGTCGTGCTGGCGCAGCGGAGCGAGCAGGCTCTCGGCGCGGTGCCGCGCATCGGGCATTCCGCTCAGCAGGTGCAGTACGCCGTCGTGCAGCGCGGGCAGGTAGTCGACCGGCCCCTCCGCGCCGCTCGCGACCGCGTACTCGACCGCCCGGTCGGCCTGGTCGATCAACTCGGCCAGCTGCGGCAGCGTTCCGCGTTCCGAGACCCCCGACAGGATGCGGCGCGTGA
The genomic region above belongs to Leucobacter muris and contains:
- a CDS encoding NAD(P)H-dependent glycerol-3-phosphate dehydrogenase; amino-acid sequence: MSTRPIPIVTGRNLRNRGRRVAVIGAGSWGTTFAKVLCDAGCDVTVWARRREVAHEIQVAKRNTQYLAGINLPKSLKATDDLSVALRGAGLVFLAVPSQTLRQNLLDIEPYLDRRSVLVSLVKGVEKTTTMRMSQVMADTLDLDPTRIGVISGPNIALEIAKEQPTGGVASCADLTVAQEIATAASAPYFRTYVNTDVVGTELGGVLKNLIALAIGIVDGVGYGENTKAAIITRGIAEMTQFSVAHGADPATLSGLAGLGDLIATCQSPLSRNNTAGRLIGQGYTQEETREQMQQVAEGITSVPPVLELARELGIRMPIVEQVQMVLDGRMAPKDLGPHLATEDDVPQPEQAIPDGAHEGTWRRLLNRLKGTQA
- a CDS encoding D-alanine--D-alanine ligase family protein, with the protein product MTAASSSSPSERRADAPGAGEKRTVALLFGGRSSEHGISCVTAAGVLRAIDRAKFDVIPVGITKQGATVLMREEDLEGYRLEPGALPEVGDNGTRVLWPASTATRTLTVVDQAGALRSLGHVDAVLPMLHGPYGEDGTVQGMLDLVDLPYVGSGVLGSALCMDKHAVKTVLADAGIPVAPWRTVTREQLSRDPYLSERLDEGLSYPLFVKPARAGSSVGVSRVAELAELPAALEVAFAEDRTVLIESGVTGREVEIAVLEGRGEDRPRTSSVIGEIVFTGRDFYDFEAKYLGAAGVELALPAQVTELEFEAIRDAAVRAFEVTQCAGLARIDFFLTDEGPVLNEINTLPGFTPISMYPRLWQESGLEYTDLITELVELAIEKKPAY
- a CDS encoding DUF3515 family protein, yielding MTSHRTRLLALATAALASATLLTGCAGDVPMEAAENANDPACADVIVRLPDTVAGLERRTTNAQSTGAWGDPAGVQLQCGVEPSGPTTDTCVNVDGVDWIMDDSQAPLYRFEAYGRSPGLAVFVNSEYASGTAAVLDLGTVVRELPQTRECVGLVDTLDL
- the thiL gene encoding thiamine-phosphate kinase, which codes for MNATVGELGEREVLARVLARLSPSASARLGPGDDCAVLGFEGDAVVTTDTMIEGPDFRLAWHDGFELGWKLAATNLSDVAAMGARPTALTVALAVPHETPVDLLERIARGLDAACRQLAPGCGVIGGDLGRAPVVTASVTALGDLEGRPPVTRSGARPGDRVAYAGQLGLAGLGLSLLFAEAADPDGTAHSRSLPALRRAYPAAVAAQLAPEPPIALGAAAADAGATAMMDVSDSLSIDADRLARASGVTVDLDALLLERGFGVQHGAAVPIGAMLTGGEDHGLLATFPASAALPHGFLPIGAVRDIDSGSAAAPGIRLDGGALDPAGWDPYTVRPPGS